The genomic segment TGTCAGTGTGCTTACTGAAAACAAAACCCAGACGTTTTTCGCTCACCGCCAAGGAGGAGACATCATGTCACAAGACGGCGCCCTAGAAACATTGCTTCATGAAGATAGAGTCTTTCGGCCGTTGCCGCAGATGGTCATCGAAGCCAACGCCAACCCCCAGACCCTGGATAATGCCCGGAGACAGGCCGCGGAAGATCCGCTCGCCTACTGGGAAGAAGCAGCCAAAGAACTGGAATGGTTCAAAAAATGGGATAAAGTACTCGATGAGAGCGATGCGCCGTTCTACAAGTGGTTTACCGGCGCCAAGTGCAACATCGTGCATAACGCCCTGGATCGGCACATCAAGACGGGAAACAAGAACAAGCTGGCCATCATCTGGGAAGGTGAGGCGGGCGACTCCCGGAAAATGACCTATTTTGAACTTTACAGGGCCGTCAACAAGTTTGCCAATGCCTTGCGGTCTCTCGGCGTTCAGAAAGGCGACCGGGTCATGCTGTACATGCCTCCCTTGCCGGAAACGGTCATCGCCATGCTGGCCACGGCCAAGGTCGGCGCCATCCACACCATGGTCTTCGCCGGGTTTTCCGCCAAGGCCATGCGGGACAGGATCTCGGACGCTCAGCCCAAGGTCATCATCACAGCGGACGGCTTTTATCGCAATGGGCGTGCCGTACACCTGAAATCCCTTGTCGATGAATCTTTGATGGGCCCGGATTGCGACAGCGTTGAAACCGTGGTTGTCGTGCACCGGGCCAATGTACAGGTGGAAATGCAGGAAGCACGGGATCTGTGGTATGAAGAGTTGGTTCGGGCTGAAAGCTCCGAGTCGCCAACTGAATCCATGGACTCCGAGGACATGCTCTTCCTGCTCTACAGTTCCGGAACCACCGGAAAGCCCAAGGGCATCGTCCATACCCACGGCGGATATCAGGTGGGCATCAACCGAACCCTGAACTGGGTCTTTGACATCAAGCCTACGGACATCTTCTGGTGCACGGCGGATGCCGGATGGATCACCGGCCACAGTTACGTGGTTTACGGCCCCCTGATTGCTGGCACCACCACTGTCATCTTTGAGGGACACCCACTGTATCCACAGGCGGACAGAGTCTGGGATTTGATAGCCAAATACGGTGTTACGGTCCTGTACACCGCGCCCACCCTTGTCCGGATGCTGATGCGGTTCGGCACCCAGTATCCCAAGAAACACGATCTTTCCTCCCTGCGCATCCTTGGATCAGTGGGCGAGCCCATCAATCCCGAAGCATGGGTCTGGATGTACAAGAACATCGGCCGCTCCGAATGTCCGTTGGTGGACACGTGGTGGCAGACCGAAACCGGCTCGATCATGATCAGTCCGCTTCCGGTAAGCGTTCTCAAGCCCGGCTCCTGCACCAAGCCGCTGCCGGCCATCGAGGCGGACGTGGTGGATGAAAAGGGCAATCCCGTTCCTCCGGGCAAGGGCGGCCTGCTGATCATCCGCAAGCCCTGGCCTTCCATGGTTCGCACCCTGTTCAAGGATCCTGAGCGGTACAAGAAGACCTACTGGGAAAAGATCCCCGGGGTCTACCTGGCCGGCGACATGGCCCGCAAGGACGAGGACGGCTATATCTGGATTCAGGGCCGGTCCGATGATGTGATGAACATCGCTGGACACCGCTTGGGGTCCGCCGAGTTGGAAAGCGCCTTGGTCGCCCACAAGGCCGTGGCCGAAGCGGCTGCCATCGGCATTCCGGACAAGATCAAGGGCGAGGTGGCCAAGGCCTTCGTCACTCTCAGGGAAGGTTTCGACGCCTCCGACGACATGGTCAAGGAACTCAAGATCCACATCCGCAATGAACTGGGCCCCGTGGCCATCGTCAAGACAATAGAGTTCCGGGACAAGTTGCCCAAAACCCGCAGCGGCAAGATCATGCGCCGGGTTCTGAAGGCCGAGGAACTTGGTCAGGATGTTGGCGACATCTCCACATTGGAAGATTGATTCTACGGATAAAGTGACCTGATTAAAGGCCGGCGCAAATCCTTGCGCCGGCCTTTTTTACTGCTCGCGGAGAAGCGCTTCCAGGAGCCTTGCAGCAAAACGCTGGTGACGCTGATCCAGGCGGTGTATTCCCGCTTTTTGCGCCGCCTCCAGCGCAGCGGCAAATTCCTGGGAACTGATGGAGCGTTGCAGTTCCGGAAACTGATCGACGAAGCCGCAGGGCCGGTACTGATCCATGAGGTTCACGTAAGTATTCGGAGAGAGTTCCCGGGCCAGAAATTCCATCCACTGCCGTGTTCCGGCCAGATCCTCGGGCATGATCAGGTGGCGCACCAGCACCCCCCGCATGGCGATGCCCTGCTCGTCCAGTTCCAAATCCCCCACCTGACGATGCATCTCCTTCAGGGCTGTTCTGGCATGTTCCGGATAGTCTTCAGTCCGGCAATAAGCACGGCTGGCATCGGATGAGAAAAACTTGGCATCGGGCATGTAAATGTCCACGACGCCGTCAAGCCATTGCAAGGTCTCCAGGTTGTCATAGGCGCTGGTGTTGTAGACCAGAGGCAGATGCAGTCCCTGTTCCACGGCTGCAAGCAGTGCCTCCAGAATCTGGGGCACGACATGGGAAGGGGTGACGAAATTGATGTTGTGAACCCCCTGGCCCTGCAAGTCCAGCATGATCGCGGCAAGCTGCTCCGCGTCGACTTCCTGAGCCCCCGCACTCTGGTGACTGATGTCGTAGTTCTGGCAGAAGACGCAGGCCAGGTTGCACCGGGCAAAAAAAATCGTCCCCGAACCCCCATGCCCGACCAGAGGTTCTTCCTCTCCAAAGTGCGGACTGTAGCTGGCCACCTTGGCCAGACGTCCGGTTTCGCAAAAGCCGGTCTCATTGTTCAGGCGATCCACCCGACATAGCCGTGGACAAACGGTGCAGTCTCTCAGAGCTTCCAGGGCTTTTGCGGCCCTGATGCGAAGTTCGCCCGTTGCATGGAGTCGCAAATATCCAGGTTTGGTCATCGTGCCCTCCCAGGTTCAGTGGAGATGGTAACCATGGATAATGTTGATGTCACGGATTCCAAAGGGACATGAGGGGGGGCGCTGATCAGCAACGCAGTTTCGTGGAATTATGCGCTTTGCTTCAGTCCCGAATAAGAGCGATCTCGATTGGTGGGAGGGGCGAATCAGAAGTTGCCGCGAGAGAGGATGTCCGCGTTACGGAAGGCGTTGTAGACTTCCTCGTTCAGCGGAAAATCCCAGGAACCGCTGCGCAGTTCAATTTTTCCCCCGAAACCGGTTTTGAAACGATACAGACCGTAAAACGGATGGTCCGGCGAAAGCCCAGGAGAAACAGCTCCCATGTCATACCTGGTGCAACCCAGAGCACGAACATGCCGGATCGCTGCCCAATGCAGGGCATGGGAACCCATCAGCCTTCTGTTTTTCGTGGATGACGCACCGTGCAGAAAAATCGCGTTCTTTCCGGAAACGGCGACAATGGCTCCCGCAAGAATGTCAGAGCCATGCCCTGCCAGTAGAAAGACCAGATCTGAAGTGATCGGGTTCTGGGTATGAGCCTGAAAGAGCGCTAAAAAATGCCGGTAGTCGCATGTCGGAAAGCCGTTGCGCAGAGCAGTCTGGCAATAAAGATCGTAAAATGCC from the Desulfonatronum thiosulfatophilum genome contains:
- a CDS encoding radical SAM protein, with translation MTKPGYLRLHATGELRIRAAKALEALRDCTVCPRLCRVDRLNNETGFCETGRLAKVASYSPHFGEEEPLVGHGGSGTIFFARCNLACVFCQNYDISHQSAGAQEVDAEQLAAIMLDLQGQGVHNINFVTPSHVVPQILEALLAAVEQGLHLPLVYNTSAYDNLETLQWLDGVVDIYMPDAKFFSSDASRAYCRTEDYPEHARTALKEMHRQVGDLELDEQGIAMRGVLVRHLIMPEDLAGTRQWMEFLARELSPNTYVNLMDQYRPCGFVDQFPELQRSISSQEFAAALEAAQKAGIHRLDQRHQRFAARLLEALLREQ
- the acs gene encoding acetate--CoA ligase; translation: MSQDGALETLLHEDRVFRPLPQMVIEANANPQTLDNARRQAAEDPLAYWEEAAKELEWFKKWDKVLDESDAPFYKWFTGAKCNIVHNALDRHIKTGNKNKLAIIWEGEAGDSRKMTYFELYRAVNKFANALRSLGVQKGDRVMLYMPPLPETVIAMLATAKVGAIHTMVFAGFSAKAMRDRISDAQPKVIITADGFYRNGRAVHLKSLVDESLMGPDCDSVETVVVVHRANVQVEMQEARDLWYEELVRAESSESPTESMDSEDMLFLLYSSGTTGKPKGIVHTHGGYQVGINRTLNWVFDIKPTDIFWCTADAGWITGHSYVVYGPLIAGTTTVIFEGHPLYPQADRVWDLIAKYGVTVLYTAPTLVRMLMRFGTQYPKKHDLSSLRILGSVGEPINPEAWVWMYKNIGRSECPLVDTWWQTETGSIMISPLPVSVLKPGSCTKPLPAIEADVVDEKGNPVPPGKGGLLIIRKPWPSMVRTLFKDPERYKKTYWEKIPGVYLAGDMARKDEDGYIWIQGRSDDVMNIAGHRLGSAELESALVAHKAVAEAAAIGIPDKIKGEVAKAFVTLREGFDASDDMVKELKIHIRNELGPVAIVKTIEFRDKLPKTRSGKIMRRVLKAEELGQDVGDISTLED